The window CAACGAATCACAGTGAGTTTTTTTGATAatgtaaaaaattaaaatttatccCAAGTATCATTGTTAATcaatatttatgttattttcatATTCTCCAATTCGAAACTCAGGTAATTAAAGGCAAAGTTGAAGATGTAGAATTACCTGAGAAAGCAGACATTTTAATCTCAGAGCCAATGGGTGAGAGCTGTAGTCGAATTGTCATATATTATCAGATTATCTTGGGAGGTTGTGCAATTTTGAATGATCCTAAAACTTTTAGCTATTTACTCGTTCATATGTAAACATCCCTGAATGAGCTgtaattaaacaattaaaaggTATAAGCCCCAAATGAACGTGTTTGAAAGTTATGATTTCCTGTTTCCCTCCTTGATCTCGGAAACAAGTTCAACTCAGCCCCGTTTCTCATTTTTCTTGTTTGCTGTTAGGCACCTTATTGGTCAATGAAAGAATGCTAGAGTCGTATGTGATCGCAAGGGATCGTTTTTTGCACCAAAATGGAAAGATGTTCCCAACAATAGGAAGGTAAGCTGATTGTAggaaattttcatttattttctgACGTGGTTTTGTAAGAATATTATCTCAAAGTCATTCTCATCTTCATGTAAGAAAACATTAGTTTCTTAATTGTATGTCATTTTATTATCACGATTTATTCCACTGGGTCTTCATTTTTTTCGTTTCTTGTACTTTTAAgtgcttgtaaatcatttataaatatttttttccgGTTTTTATGAGTTAAGATGTTTTCCATGTAGGATTCACATGGCACCTTTCAGTGATGAATATCTATTTGTTGAAGTAGCTAACAAGGTGAGACTTTTAATGAAGTTTCTCTGAGGTTAAGTTACACTTGATGCCTCCGGGGTGTAAATTTGTTTGCACTTTGGACCTTCGAGTTCTGAAGGATTTTTTGCTCtcaaatttttcaaaatatgcTTAGTCCTATCTTCACTTAGAAAATTGAGAGGAAATATAACCCTGTTTTACTTCTAGCTTACATATTTAATAAaggacattttttttataaataagaAAGGATAAAGCATGAACGTCTGTGAAATTTGCATTTGAGTAAGAATCTACTTTCTCTCGTTGCTTGTTGAGATGTCTCCTTTAATTGTATCAATCTAGCAATATGTATCACATTATTTTACCTGTACACATTTTAGAAATAATTGTTCTTGTTTCAATACATTGTTAGAAGTAGTTTTTAGTCTTctctttttattactttttgTCCAAATTACACTCCAACATCTCAACATAGTTAGCAGAACGAGAACACTAATGATTAATAGCTTTCACAAGCTTTGGCTCTAAATGATGACACAAAATGTTTTGTGATTGAGGAAGCACATGGTTTAATAAACACCACAGTGCAAATAATCCTGACAACTAAAGTGTATCCTCTTGGACTTTTCTACTGTCGTTTTCTCTTCCAAATTACTTGTGAACAAagtaaacttaatttttttttttctgtaggCACTCTTTTGGCAGCAACAAAACTATTATGGTGTTGATTTGACAGCCTTGCATGGATCAGCATTTCAAGGCTATTTTTCTCAGGTGTGTATTATTTTCAATAACCTGAATGAAAATTTGGgccatttttaatttatattaaaattggATGATTAACTTAGAAGTAGAATCTGGATTGTCCCATTTCTCGAAGATTTCTGAATGACAGCAAAGGAAAATACATTTGTAAATGATGGCTTAATGCACTCCTCTTCACTACGATGTACCACAGTATTTGTAGTTAAAACATGCGGCAGCATCTCATTTCTCATATTTGTTTCTGTTATTTAAACTGTGTATCCGTAATATTCTGTTTTGTGTTACAAATAGCCGGTGGTGGATGCTTTTGATCCAAGATTATTGGTGGCCGCTTCAATGTCTCATGTTTTAGACTTCACAAATATCAAGGTACTATATCTTGACCCagaacttttatttttcttattgatgGAAGCATTTCTGGTATTATGGCCTTCACTTTTTACCGGCTAAGCGATTGGCTTGATAAAATAACTTCTTTCACGCATTTCCATTTAtcgttttatttatttattatttattatttttttggaaaagatTTTTATTTTGGATCTTTTAAGGGAATGAGTGGATTGGTTCTTGGCCAAAATTGATTTTGTCAACGactatttaaggaaaattttaaatctGCACAGCAATCAATTTGCCGAAAAATTGAAACTGAGCAAATTAACCTAAACAGATGCAAATCGAAATGAACTACCAAAAACCAACCGAGTGTTTTACTTTTTATACTTCAAAATGTTGAACTGAGTCAGAGTTCCATCTTATTGTAGTTTTGTCCTTTTCTTTCTCCCGCTAAAAAATATATAGCTTGAAATGATGAACTCTGGCACAATCACTCTTAATATCAGGAAGAGGAATTGTATGACATAGATATTCCTCTGAAGTTCGTTGCTTCCGTGGGTGCCAGAATCCATGGATTGGCCTGCTGGTTCGATGTTTTATTTAATGGCAGGTAAATATTGGGGTTTAAGATAAAATTTTGGCTACTTGCTACTGCTAATTACAAGTTTGAATAGCAAGTTCACTCCTACATTATTGATTGCTTATAAACCGCTTCGACTGCAGCACCGTGCAGAGATGGCTTACCACTGCCCCAGGTGCCCCGACAACCCATTGGTATCAGTTACGTTGTGTTCTTTCCCAGCCTATTTATGTCATGGCAGGACAGGAAATTACTGGTAGACTTCACATGGTTGCTCACAGTGCTCAGAGTTACACGCTTTATTTGACTCTATCAGGTTGATTGATTCCTCTTTCTCATAGTTTTTGTTCCATGGTTTTATTTTGAACTTGCTAACCAAGATTGCTATATAGCCAAAATGTGGGGACCTGGTGCCGAGCAAGGAGGAATACTTCAGTCGTCTTCGTGCAAACTTGACCTGAAAGAGCCCTACTATAGAATGTCCCAACCACAAGTCTACCCTGTAGCTCAAGATCAGCAACACCAGCTAATTCCGCCACAGGTATGTCATTATGTGCTTTCCACCATCTTCTTGAGTCTCAACTTTCTCGTGTTTTTAAGCATAGGTGAAAAT is drawn from Cucumis melo cultivar AY chromosome 11, USDA_Cmelo_AY_1.0, whole genome shotgun sequence and contains these coding sequences:
- the LOC103497854 gene encoding probable histone-arginine methyltransferase 1.4 → MEDSLGQKHKPQEFTLVSISELASSSSSSSSSSSPVVARFCGDSGAAELRLRQETDSDDLAFDLRTSQIFRLGPVQSVCISEGDAREVKSHSRGVTIQFRNEEESSAFHSAFDQRKKDNIVQGTTPLPNGEISFLKSKFDDKIESSSAKMYFHYYGQLLHQQNMLQDYVRTGTYYAAVMENRADFTGRVVVDVGAGSGILSLFAAQAGAKHVYAVEASEMAEYARVLIAGNPALSQRITVIKGKVEDVELPEKADILISEPMGTLLVNERMLESYVIARDRFLHQNGKMFPTIGRIHMAPFSDEYLFVEVANKALFWQQQNYYGVDLTALHGSAFQGYFSQPVVDAFDPRLLVAASMSHVLDFTNIKEEELYDIDIPLKFVASVGARIHGLACWFDVLFNGSTVQRWLTTAPGAPTTHWYQLRCVLSQPIYVMAGQEITGRLHMVAHSAQSYTLYLTLSAKMWGPGAEQGGILQSSSCKLDLKEPYYRMSQPQVYPVAQDQQHQLIPPQDVPIQPQDLEDADLMLQASPNSGAPLNSLID